The Branchiostoma floridae strain S238N-H82 chromosome 6, Bfl_VNyyK, whole genome shotgun sequence genomic interval taacaaaaacacatagacgtttgaaaattgttctaaataaagagataattatatcattactttcacaaatgttccaacaaatataaaaaggttcaaacagcgttcccgccaggttcttgaaagtatgcgtccaaatattggggaggggggtaatgagcgccggaggcgcgagacgagcgccgcaggcgctcgctttgtaggggggtccgggggcatgctcccccgggaaaatttggattttcaaaccctctaaccgttcaaacatgtttaaactttcattttgaaatgtttgaacaatttcgaactttagtgactgaaatgttcttatactcaaaatagttcaaacttattacaaatattatttcaaaaccatctcggtgacttggaattgactctaaacAGATATATGTACATAGATACATATTTTTAAGATGTcattaaaacagaaaaaaatttNNNNNNNNNNNNNNNNNNNNNNNNNNNNNNNNNNNNNNNNNNNNNNNNNNNNNNNNNNNNNNNNNNNNNNNNNNNNNNNNNNNNNNNNNNNNNNNNNNNNNNNNNNNNNNNNNNNNNNNNNNNNNNNNNNNNNNNNNNNNNNNNNNNNNNNNNNNNNNNNNNNNNNNNNNNNNNNNNNNNNNNNNNNNNNNNNNNNNNNNNNNNNNNNNNNNNNNNNNNNNNNNNNNNNNNNNNNNNNNNNNNNNNNNNNNNNNNNNNNNNNNNNNNNNNNNNNNNNNNNNNNNNNNNNNNNNNNNNNNNNNNNNNNNNNNNNNNNNNNNNNNNNNNNNNNNNNNNNNNNNNNNNNNNNNNNNNNNNNNNNNNNNNNNNNNNNNNNNNNNNNNNNNNNNNNNNNNNNNNNNNNNNNNNNNNNNNNNNNNNNNNNNNNNNNNNNNNNNNNNNNNNNNNNNNNNNNNNNNNNNNNNNNNNNNNNNNNNNNNNNNNNNNNNNNNNNNNNNNNNNNNNNNNNNNNNNNNNNNNNNNNNNNNNNNNNNNNNNNNNNNNNNNNNNNNNNNNNNNNNNNNNNNNNNNNNNNNNNNNNNNNNNNNNNNNNNNNNNNNNNNNNNNNNNNNNNNNNNNNNNNNNNNNNNNNNNNNNNNNNNNNNNNNNNNNNNNNNNNNNNNNNNNNNNNNNNNNNNNNNNNNNNNNNNNNNNNNNNNNNNNNNNNNNNNNNNNNNNNNNNNNNNNNNNNNNNNNNNNNNNNNNNNNNNNNNNNNNNNNNNNNNNNNNNNNNNNNNNNNNNNNNNNNNNNNNNNNNNNNNNNNNNNNNNNNNNNNNNNNNNNNNNNNNNNNNNNNNNNNNNNNNNNNNNNNNNNNNNNNNNNNNNNNNNNNNNNNNNNNNNNNNNNNNNNNNNNNNNNNNNNNNNNNNNNNNNNNNNNNNNNNNNNNNNNNNNNNNNNNNNNNNNNNNNNNNNNNNNNNNNNNNNNNNNNNNNNNNNNNNNNNNNNNNNNNNNNNNNNNNNNNNNNNNNNNNNNNNNNNNNNNNNNNNNNNNNNNNNNNNNNNNNNNNNNNNNNNNNNNNNNNNNNNNNNNNNNNNNNNNNNNNNNNNNNNNNNNNNNNNNNNNNNNNNNNNNNNNNNNNNNNNNNNNNNNNNNNNNNNNNNNNNNNNNNNNNNNNNNNNNNNNNNNNNNNNNNNNNNNNNNNNNNNNNNNNNNNNNNNNNNNNNNNNNNNNNNNNNNNNTAACTTTCTTGCTTCTCTTCAGTGTGATTGTACAACTCCTGATAAACAATGTGCCTCGTGTGTTTCACAAAGCTCTACATATCCCTCGCTGCTGTAGGCCACATGCCTACAAGGGTAACACAGATAAAGAGGGTTGTgatctccttttttttcaagataCCTTACTGCATGTTTGTACAGGTGAGATGCAGTGGAAAAGTCCGTGTTACAATACTTGCATGCAAGTTTCTTGCCAACTTTCACACGTTCTCTGTACTTCTTCCTTTTTCGTTTAAGCTTTGCATGATTGGGGGCAGTTCCATTATTTCTTGCCTTCTTCCTGTAAACATTGTCATCTGATGCTTCAGGGTGCTCATCAGGATCTACAGCTGAAGAACAATCAGAATTATCAATCTGAGTCAatttcttcttccttttctttcgtTTCTTCTCACTCCGAACCCTGCGATCATTTTGCATGTTCCTTTCCGTGGTGACATCAACATTGGTCTCCTTACTGGCTTCTTCCCTGTTACTCTCTTCTTTCACGGCTTCCCCTTGATTTCTGGTTGCAGATTCCTCAACATTTTGCATGCTGCTTTCCGTCTCTGACTTCATGCCAGCTGTCTCATTGGGAATGTCTGTGGTGGCATCGGGAGAGTCTTCATCATTGACTGTTTCACCAAGGGCTGCTGCTGCTCTCAGGTGTTTCTCAGTTTTAAGGTGTGCTTCTAATCTAGATGGATAACTGTACTCATATttacatatgtcacagtagGTATCCTGTCCTTCATTGCCTCTCTTGATATCTTCCCCCACTTTGACTGTTGTATCCTTGTTAGACTTCTCCCTGGTATTGGTTGTGGCTTTACCGGCTGCTTGGATATGTCTTTTACTAGAAAGGTGTTTTTCCAATTTCGAATAGGACCAAAAATCCTTTTGACAAACTTCACAATAGCTCTCACTTTGGGCTGTACCGCCAAGAGCTGCCACTACTCTGAGGTGCTTTTCAGTCTTAAGGTGTGCCTTTAACCTGGATGGATAACCGTAATCATATTTACATACGTCACAGTAGGTATCCTGTACGTCAGTATCCATCTTTGAAGCAGAATCTGTGGCATCAGGAGTGTCTTCATCATGAAGTCTGTCTCCATCCTCTATGTCTTCTGGACCAAATCCACAACCGTCGTCAGAGCTGAAATCATCATTGACACAGTCCACTGTCATGGCCATGGAAGGACTCCTGGATCTTTCACCTTCTCCTGACCCGTTCTCCTTGGTTTTCTCAGCATTCTTTTTAGCATAGCCAACTTTTATATGATGTGCTTTGCTGGCAAAATGTTGCTTGAGTTTGAAGGTGTTGCTAAACTCCATTGCACACGCCTTACAGGAAAAGTCCATCCTTGATGTGTGTTGTTGTAGAAAGAATGGAATCTTCCTTGGTTCTTCAGGTTGATCCTCCACATCCACACATTCCACAGTCATAATCATTGGAAGTCTGTCTGATTCTTCTGTGTCCTCAAGGGACTGGCTATGCACATTCTCAGCATCATCTCTTTCACTTTCAGATATTGGACTCTGGAAGGAGCTTGATCCAGGGTGATTTTCATTCTGTGTGCCAGGACCAGTTTTGTCGGTGCATGTAGCTGTGAATGCCTCCGATAATACGTCTACCTTGTCATCTTCTTCTGAATTGGCGACCCTAAAATAGTCAGAACATTTTGAGGCACTGTCACTGGCCACAGGAATGTGGCAAGTTTTACCTTCATCTATCTGAGACTTTTTGCCCGCCAGACGAACACAAGAGAACTTTCTGTGCTGGACGTAGTTGTCCAGTCCTTGGATGACCATTTTGCAGGCCCGACACTGATGGGTATCATCGTCCTCCTCTTCCATTGTTACTGCACCTACAGTCAAAAGATGGTGTTTAGTCATGGTTTCATTAGATATCATATAACATCATGGGTATCAATTGATAATGCTATGAATGATATATAACAGACATGAATGATTCAGGTGTGACAAGATGTTCAGTGTGATAGTAACCAGTTGTTGCTGCAAAGCTGGTGCGTTATGCCTAGACTTAATAGCAGTtaagagtagagcagagtagagtactGGTTGAACCATCCATATACAGGTATGATCATAGTTGACAGAATATATATGGCCATGTCATCATAACCTGGTTTCCATCCTATTTTTTCCATGCTATGGCCACCAAACCTCAGTGACTGATGTATGTTACTGAAGTAGTtgataaaaaatataaaaattaccAGTCACAATTTAGTATACTGTCTggagcaaatatacaaaagtaacggtctcctctgtcagcactggaacaccagtgctgaagtggtcgtcagcactggaagtccagtgctgagccggcgtcagcactggaaatccagtgctgaggcagcttcagcactcgaagccctcctgtcagcactggaaaccgagtgctgagactacaatcagcactggatttccagtgctgaggacatttcagctctggaaatccagtgctgacaaatattctgcactggaaaccgagtataaaatgtataaagttggtgaaaagaacttacattctgtaacaaaatataaatggacaactgtattatacaatgtttttaaatgatgcttctttgccgcacaagcagaatgtgtcgtccacctgtaactacctattctttgtaaaaaaaaacaaaaaaacaagcgatctctttaccacacagatagaccaactgttagttgtctaactctgactacctattgttttttaaatgatgctactttgccgcacaagcagaatgtgtcgtccatctgtaactacctattctttgtaaaaaaaaaaaaacaagcgatctctttaccacacagatagaccaactgttagttgtctaactctgactacctattgttttttaaatgatgttactttgccgcacaagcagaatgtgtcgtccacctgtaactacctattatttgtaagaaaaaaagcgatctctttaccacacagacTAACTGTTAGTAGTCTACCTCtgactaaaaagacactactttgccacaagtatagaatatgtgatttgttgatttaaaattttcgtATCAATTGACCAAACGAAAAGAAACTTGAGTGCCATTAACTGTATACACaattaacaatatcacaagtgtctactctagtctaaagctagtaaaagctagtgccacgcaagatctgcttggagattaaataacACGCATAGATATacctaagtctaaaggaaataactcagacAGCCGTACGGACGCATGCTACTAGTACACgaatattacgttcagcactggaacgttccagtgctttataaacgtcagcactggaagcccagagctgaagtttttacagcactggtcttccagtgctgaaaagttccagagcactggtaaatccagtgctgaacccgttacttttgtatatcagcactcggttccagtgctgacggcggtttcagcactgggtaacctgggtttcagcactgggtaacctctgccgcgagttcagcactggtacccgagtgctgacggcagttcagcactggaaaaccagtgctcggagaagttcagcactggaaatccagtgctctcattgggttcagcactggaattccagtgctgagggagcttcagcactcgaacaaggccgttccgcactggaaaaccagtgctgacgtttcttcagcactggaaaaccagtgctgaggccgattcgacccattgattcagcactggaacaccagtgcggaacccgttacttttgtatacttgcctGTCTGGACGACTGGGGTTCCCATACTGCAATTTTTGTTTAACGGTGGCTCACATATGCACTCCCTCAGTAAACACTGTGCAGGGGCCCCTGGGTGAGTATGACTACAATAGGATGGCACCCTGGCATGTTTCATCAGGCGATTGCCCCAAACTTACAGTTTCTCTGCAAAGATTGATGCTTGCTAGCAATTATACGCTTgtttatagggccttcacactgaaacagAATTaacaggaatcaagcagaaccaaccGGAATTAAGTATTTGCAAATATAAATTTTCTTGCCCTCGTGTGAAGGGCCTTATTTTAAATAGTAAAAACATTGCATTTGACCACAATACCAGACTGCCAATACCAGTAACCACAAAGCAGAGAATGGGTTCCAACACACAGAAAATACATTTAACGTTATCTTTGTAATCAATGAAAGCTAATCCCAGCAAGGAAGTCTGCAAAACCATTGTTTGGACAAAAATTACGGTCCACGCCTAAagcaacccccctccccataacaTAAAATAATCGTTAAAAGATTGCCGTGATTCTAGATAAATGTAGCCTTCGACATGAACACATATGTCTATATGTTTACGTGGTCTCGGCATGAATAGTATTTTAGCTTTATCGTTTATCATAGCGAAGAAAACTTCCAAAACTTACCCTGAACCCTGAACGGGTCGCGTCACTCCAGTTGACCTGGCGAAGGAAGGAAACATAGCGCATCATTTGACGACATAAATGATGTTTACAAAAGTAAGCCATTTGAGCATTCCAAcacataatttcataattttttattataaaaaaatgattaaaCTATACAAAGAAAACTTTTACTCATTTGCTATGATCTAGGTCGCTTTTGAAGCTCATTCAGTTATTCGAATCTTCGGAAAACAATACCCTACTGTTTGTATACAGGATTTCAGCTGGGATAGctacaaaacattttgttcctTGCTTGCAAGGCTGAATTGATAGTCAGAGGCCCTCTAGAAGACGCAGAAATGTCCAGATCTTGTGTAAGTTGTTTTGGAGTTATAAAACTAACCGCTGTAAACTAATGATTCCACATAGTCAATGATTAGTCACCCTTTGTATCTTTGCCCCCTTCTCattcttcaagttcaaagtcaaaGGAAGTTTTTGTAACCTCATTGATTCTTCCAACTaatccaaggacgttatatgagaccTTGATTTTACTTAAAAGGACAGCACATAAGGTCTCTACTATGGTCCTTATTACACTTAAGGAGGTTATGACATCCCTATTGCTCCTTATTAGTTGTACATGTGCAAAGTGAAACTGCCTGCCAATGTTTTTCCTGGGATTGATAATGAATGTcatttgaaagaagaaaaagtcacATTTAATTCCAGCTCAATTATTACCTTGAAGTTTGTGAATCTTGTAGCAATACCCCCGGTAGATTGCAATgtgagtgtttgcagtggttttaagtttgtgataGCATTACACTTACTATATAGTCACATATTGTATGGTAATACTTTGCAGTGAAGGGGTCACTGCGAAAACATATCAAAAACCACAAAAATTTAAAGAATTACAGTAACATGTGTTTTGTTCAGAGATTAACGTCACCCTCTGAATTACCTGTATTACATGACTGTTTTAGGGACTGTTTTACATGTaacagacagatttttttatacatcataAACAGAACCTGCCTTTGCTGGAGGCAATGGACAAGCATCACTGTCTGGCCTGTGATACCGTGGTGAAAGGGCTTGACCAGTACATTCTTCACAAAAGGCAAAACTGTCCAGCAATACTGTTGGTCAGGGGTACTTCCAATGATGCAAGTACAAGTTCAATGCAAAACAAAGAATCAACAACAGAAAATGGACATCCCAATCAAACAGCAATTTCAGCCACTGGCAGTTTTCAAGATGGCAGCAGTCAAGAAAAGAACCAAGCCAATGAAGCATCCGATGAGAAAGAATTGCTCAGCACTGCTCTGGACACAAACAACCTTCCTACAGTAGACCAGAGGTTGCTATGTACAAGAAGTAATAGTCACAGACTGTATAACATAGAAGGGTTTCTACACATGACCACAGAAACTAAGACTGGCAGTCAATGTAAGGAAAGTCAGAAGACAGACAGTGACAGAACAGTCAATGTGGAAGGTCCTAGTTCTCGGTCTGATAAAATCCGTCCTTACATTGATAGGGAAAGATCAACAACAGACCAAAGTTCAAAGTTGCAAGACGAGGCATTAAAGACAAGTATTGAAACCAAGCCACAAGAGGATGAAGACAAGGATAAAAGTACAGTAAACAAGCACTGGTGCAATGTTTGCAAGACATACTTGTCAGCTACAGCACTAAACAGGCATTTTACGAGTAAAAGACACAAGTACCAGGTTTCCTCTGTAAATAACTCAAAGGAAAAATTAGATAGTTGCCATAGCCCACCAACTGATGCCACAGTCAATGGAACAAAGATGTCTTCAAAGGATGTTAAAAATCAAGGGAGTGAAGAACATATTACAAAACTAGCAGCTTCCTTAAATGCACCAAAAAGGATATGTAGGcagagaaggaagagaaagtTGCCATCAGAGGGAACGCCAGCAGAGAACAACTTCAGACGAAAAAGAAATGCCCAAAGGTCAAGCACTTGTCTAGACAAGAAGATTGATTCAGAACAAAGTGATGACTTAGAACAGCAGTATTGTTGCAGTGAATGTCCTTTTAGAACTGCCTACAAGGCTTCCCTACGGAGACACTTTCAAACATTTCACAGCCTCCACCTCTGTGGGCAATGCGACAAAACGTTTGTAACAAGCGAGGATTGTGCTGCCCACCAGAGGGAAGTGCATGGTA includes:
- the LOC118417832 gene encoding gastrula zinc finger protein xFG20-1-like (The sequence of the model RefSeq protein was modified relative to this genomic sequence to represent the inferred CDS: added 399 bases not found in genome assembly), translating into MAYFCKHHLCRQMMRYVSFLRQVNWSDATRSGFRCEGPINKRIIASKHQSLQRNCAVTMEEEDDDTHQCRACKMVIQGLDNYVQHRKFSCVRLAGKKSQIDEGKTCHIPVASDSASKCSDYFRVANSEEDDKVDVLSEAFTATCTDKTGPGTQNENHPGSSSFQSPISESERDDAENVHSQSLEDTEESDRLPMIMTVECVDVEDQPEEPRKIPFFLQQHTSRMDFSCKACAMEFSNTFKLKQHFASKAHHIKVGYAKKNAEKTKENGSGEGERSRSPSMAMTVDCVNDDFSSDDGCGFGPEDIEDGDRLHDEDTPDATDSASKMDTDVQDTYCDVCKYDYGYPSRLKAHLKTEKHLRVVAALGGTAQSESYCEVCQKDFWSYSKLEKHLSSKRHIQAAGKATTNTREKSNKDTTVKVGEDIKRGNEGQDTYCDICKYEYSYPSRLEAHLKTEKHLRAAAALGETVNDEDSPDATTDIPNETAGMKSETESSMQNVEESATRNQGEAVKEESNREEASKETNVDVTTERNMQNDRRVRSEKKRKKRKKKLTQIDNSDCSSAVDPDEHPEASDDNVYRKKARNNGTAPNHAKLKRKRKKYRERVKVGKKLACKYCNTDFSTASHLYKHAVRYLEKKGDHNPLYLCYPCRHVAYSSEEYEEHCKTQDHAVYQELYNHIEEKQGSYLKYSCNICEYQTPNKHEIERHVPKHLVENGKVFSCDRCEKSFHSYRGRQRHIEAVHEHKMEKTIVCEVCGKRFYNWVSCGTHMSLHKGLKPYKCTHEGCTYRGKA
- the LOC118417952 gene encoding zinc finger protein 2 homolog isoform X1, with amino-acid sequence MSRSCQNLPLLEAMDKHHCLACDTVVKGLDQYILHKRQNCPAILLVRGTSNDASTSSMQNKESTTENGHPNQTAISATGSFQDGSSQEKNQANEASDEKELLSTALDTNNLPTVDQRLLCTRSNSHRLYNIEGFLHMTTETKTGSQCKESQKTDSDRTVNVEGPSSRSDKIRPYIDRERSTTDQSSKLQDEALKTSIETKPQEDEDKDKSTVNKHWCNVCKTYLSATALNRHFTSKRHKYQVSSVNNSKEKLDSCHSPPTDATVNGTKMSSKDVKNQGSEEHITKLAASLNAPKRICRQRRKRKLPSEGTPAENNFRRKRNAQRSSTCLDKKIDSEQSDDLEQQYCCSECPFRTAYKASLRRHFQTFHSLHLCGQCDKTFVTSEDCAAHQREVHGTIRRRTGHECSDCDAKFSTEEDLNIHRRERRHMLYWGSTCVFCGKTVSKGPCLKGHIQAVHLGEKPHKCQHCSYSTAWVADLRMHVKRHLNIKPFKCPECDYTAVRMAAVKKHQQTHGEGEPRRLCDICGKSFAGNLQRHMTLHEGHKPFECPHDGCTYASTFKQGLTDHVQSVHKADKSIVCEECGFATTTEKLMKWHKRRKHSAEKPHKCDQCNYATTWQPHLIRHKRTHTGEKPYNCPHCPYRANNVENLRKHILKTKKHEGLKQYVCKWCPYNTNSQYDFSHHLRNAHPGEDLGIRPTFVLGINRGVAKMKSVRSQDKLSQLAAASVVELEHDDTVCAEEQGTLSDMVSSQQK
- the LOC118417952 gene encoding zinc finger protein 2 homolog isoform X2, with the translated sequence MSRSCNLPLLEAMDKHHCLACDTVVKGLDQYILHKRQNCPAILLVRGTSNDASTSSMQNKESTTENGHPNQTAISATGSFQDGSSQEKNQANEASDEKELLSTALDTNNLPTVDQRLLCTRSNSHRLYNIEGFLHMTTETKTGSQCKESQKTDSDRTVNVEGPSSRSDKIRPYIDRERSTTDQSSKLQDEALKTSIETKPQEDEDKDKSTVNKHWCNVCKTYLSATALNRHFTSKRHKYQVSSVNNSKEKLDSCHSPPTDATVNGTKMSSKDVKNQGSEEHITKLAASLNAPKRICRQRRKRKLPSEGTPAENNFRRKRNAQRSSTCLDKKIDSEQSDDLEQQYCCSECPFRTAYKASLRRHFQTFHSLHLCGQCDKTFVTSEDCAAHQREVHGTIRRRTGHECSDCDAKFSTEEDLNIHRRERRHMLYWGSTCVFCGKTVSKGPCLKGHIQAVHLGEKPHKCQHCSYSTAWVADLRMHVKRHLNIKPFKCPECDYTAVRMAAVKKHQQTHGEGEPRRLCDICGKSFAGNLQRHMTLHEGHKPFECPHDGCTYASTFKQGLTDHVQSVHKADKSIVCEECGFATTTEKLMKWHKRRKHSAEKPHKCDQCNYATTWQPHLIRHKRTHTGEKPYNCPHCPYRANNVENLRKHILKTKKHEGLKQYVCKWCPYNTNSQYDFSHHLRNAHPGEDLGIRPTFVLGINRGVAKMKSVRSQDKLSQLAAASVVELEHDDTVCAEEQGTLSDMVSSQQK